AATAATCAAGTCCACGCGATATTTTAAGATTCAAGTTAAAAGAATCTTGAATTTTTAATAAACTAAGATGCTGAAAAACATCTTCTACTCTCTTGATAGACTCATTATCGCCTAAAATACTTTTTAAAGCTTGTATTTTGTCTTTAAAAGTACCTTGCAAACTCACTAAACTTAAGATTGAATCTACCGCTTCTTTTTCAATCTCAAGAAGCAAAGCTTCTTTAACCTTATCAATTCCTATTTTATCTATTTTGTCAATATTTCTTAAAATAAAAATAGATTTTTCTTTAAGTCCTAATTTTTCAAAAAAAGAATTCAATATACCAATATGAGAATAATGGATAATAAATTTTTTATTAATGCCTTCTATAAAATTCAAAAAAATCTCTTCAAGTCCATAATATACAACAGAAAGAATCTCGGCATCGCCCCTAAAAGTGTCCTCTCCAACTATATCAAAATCAAACTGCATAAATTCTCTGTATCTACCCTTTTGAGAATTTTCTCCTCTGAAAACTTTTCCAAATTGAGAACGTCTAAAAGGAAGCTTTAAAGCAGAAATATTTGTAGCAACAAATCTGGCAAAAGGAACAGTTAAATCAAATCGCATGGAAACATCTCTGCCTCCATTATCCTTAAACCTATAAATTTGCTTTTCAGTCTCATCCCCACTCTTTTTTAAAAGCAAATCTGAATATTCAAGAACTGGAGTATCTATTAGGTCAAAATTATAAGAATTAAGAACACTAAATATTTGCCTAACAATATGAATTCGAATCAAAGAATCCTTCGGTAAATAATCTTTAAAGCCTTTTAAAGTTTTAATATCCATCACATTATACCCTCTGCTATATAGTAATTTACTTTTTCAGAATATAATAACATATAATAATATAGATGCAAAAAAAAATGAATAATTTTTTATTTCATATAGTCATAAAATAATTTAAGAGGTCCAAAATTCATGACCAAAAGAATGCTTAATAACACTTATCGAATAAAAACAATATTAACAATATTCTTGGCTATAACTTTGTTAACTATTTACAAATATTTCACACTAATGGCCTTCAATAACAGCCCAGACAACACAATATCTTTAAAGTCAAATGATATTGCCAAAAGAGGAACAATTTATGATAGAAATGGCAAACCAATAGCATTCTCTTCAAAATCCTACTCAATTGGTACAAATCCTCAAAAAATAGAAAATATTGTAAGCACATCTGAAACTCTTGGTGCAATACTTCAAATTAATTCAAGAATTTTAAAGGAAAAGCTTTCCTCTAACAAAGGGTTTTTATATATAAAAAGAAAAATAAAAAGAGAAGAATCAGATTTAATAAAAAGAATTCAAGCTGAAGGCAGGCTTTCAAACATCACTTTATATCCTGATTACACAAGAATTTATCCCTTCAGGAATACCACAAGCAATATTACTGGTTTTGTAGGAACAGATAATCTTGGCCTTGAGGGCATTGAATTTTCCCTAAATAGCATATTAGGAAAAGATAAAACCAAGCAACAATTTTTAAATGAGGAGCCAGAAACAAACAACATCCACTTAACAATAGACATGGATATACAACAAGGTGTTAGCAAAATAGCTAAAAAATACTTTAAAGAAAATAATCCTGAAAGTTTAATTACCTTGGTAATGAACTCCCAAAATGGAGAAATATTATCCATGGTTCAATTTCCTCAATATGATGCAAACTTTTATTCTAAATATCCTGAAGAAATCCGAAAAAACCTTTCTTCATCTCTAACCTATGAGCCCGGAAGCATTAATAAAATTTTTACAGTTGCAATAATATTAGAAAGTGGAAAATTAAATTTAGAAGAAAAATTTTTAGACAATGGAATATATCAAAAACAATTTCCATCAGGAGAAAAAATTACAATCAAAACATTAAATCCCCCCTATAAACATATCGACTCTACAGAGATTTTAATTTATTCATCAAATGTTGGAATAGCTTACATTACTGAAAAAGTTAGCAATGAATACTTTTATAAAAAACTTTTAGATTTTGGCTTTGGGGAAAAAGTTGGAGTTCCATTTCCCGGAGAAACAAAAGGACTGCTAAATCATTATTCAAAATGGTCAGGACGAAGTAAAGCTACAATTGGATTTGGACAAGAAATAGGAGTGTCAGCGGTTCAAATATTACAAGCTGCAAGCATACTAAGCAATAATGGAATAATGCTAAAACCTAGAATAATAAAAAAAATAAGCAACGATAAAGGAGAAAATATTAAAGAATTTGATAAAGAAGAAATAAGAAAAGTAATATCCAAAAATTCAGCACAAAAAGTTTTAAAAATGATGAGAGAAGTTGTAAATAAAGGTGGAATTCCAAATCTTAAAATTAAAAATCTTGACATTTCTGCAAAAAGTGGAACATCTCAAGCTATTGATAGAAAAACGGGAAAATACTCAGAAGAAGACTATACATCTTCTATATTGGCAATATACCCCACAGAACAACCAAAATATATTATTTACATTGTATACAGATACCCAAAAAAAATAATATACGGAACAAGAATAGCAGCCCCAATGGCAAAAGAAATAATAGAATTTATTGAGCACCAACAAAATACAATAGCATATAAAAAAATTAAAATGCCATCAAAAATCAAGATCCCTAAAGCTGAAACTAATTACAAAAACAAAACATACTTACCAAATTTTATCAACCTTTCTAAAAGAGAAGCAATAGACATACTAAAATACTATAAAAATACTATGAAAATAAAAATAAATGGCGATGGATTTGTTTACAAGCAAAGTATATCCCCCAATACAAAATTAGAAGATATAACAGAGCTTGAACTGTATTTAAAATAATTGGGTTAATTAAATAAATAAATTTTTAATTTCATTTTTATAAAAATTTAAAATATAGCTTCGCTTAATGTCCATTTTAATAGACATTTCTTTACCAACTTCAAATGGTTTTTCTAAAAGAGTAAACTTTAATATCTGCTCAAAAGGCTTAAATCCATTGGCTTTATTGATTAATTTTTTTATTTCATCATTTATGGCCTTAAGAACAATATTATTCGCAATAATTTGACGCCTATTATTAGCATCAAAAATTTTTTGTCCAACACTTTCTAGATATTTATTTATTTCTTCAAAATTTGGAAGAATAAGAGCGCCTAAGAATTTTTGATCTTGCCCTACAACAACTGCTTTTTCTATTAATGCTGATTCTTCAAGCTTAATCTCAATTGGAGCAGGCTCAACATTCTCTCCATTATTCAAAACAATTGTATCTTTTTCTCGACCAATAATTTGAACAACATTATCCTTGGATAATTTTGCAATATCACCCGTGTTTAAAAACCCATCAGAACCAATAATCTTACAAGTTGCTTCTTTGTCCTTGTAATATCCAAGCATTACTTGAGGCCCTTTTACAAACAAAATTCCCTTTCCAGGCTTTTTAAGCTTATTCCCATCAATATCTCTAATTTCAGCAACAGTTCCGGGCAAAATTTTACCACAAGTCCCAATAATCACTTTTTTATGCTTATTAGAAGCCACTCCAGGCGAGGTTTCAGTCAATCCATAAGCATTGGCAAGCTCAATACCAATTGAATTAAAAAATCTAACAGCAGACAATGGCATACTCCCGCCACCAGTAATCCCAACAACAAAATTATTGCCCAAGATCTTATTTATTTTATTAAAAATTAAAACATTCCCCAAAGCCTTAAAAGGAAATGCACAGATTAATCCAAATATTCCTAAAATTTTCTTTATAGGGAAAAATAAACTAAACCCGTTGTCCGGATAAAGCCCCA
The window above is part of the Borreliella burgdorferi B31 genome. Proteins encoded here:
- a CDS encoding penicillin-binding protein, which produces MTKRMLNNTYRIKTILTIFLAITLLTIYKYFTLMAFNNSPDNTISLKSNDIAKRGTIYDRNGKPIAFSSKSYSIGTNPQKIENIVSTSETLGAILQINSRILKEKLSSNKGFLYIKRKIKREESDLIKRIQAEGRLSNITLYPDYTRIYPFRNTTSNITGFVGTDNLGLEGIEFSLNSILGKDKTKQQFLNEEPETNNIHLTIDMDIQQGVSKIAKKYFKENNPESLITLVMNSQNGEILSMVQFPQYDANFYSKYPEEIRKNLSSSLTYEPGSINKIFTVAIILESGKLNLEEKFLDNGIYQKQFPSGEKITIKTLNPPYKHIDSTEILIYSSNVGIAYITEKVSNEYFYKKLLDFGFGEKVGVPFPGETKGLLNHYSKWSGRSKATIGFGQEIGVSAVQILQAASILSNNGIMLKPRIIKKISNDKGENIKEFDKEEIRKVISKNSAQKVLKMMREVVNKGGIPNLKIKNLDISAKSGTSQAIDRKTGKYSEEDYTSSILAIYPTEQPKYIIYIVYRYPKKIIYGTRIAAPMAKEIIEFIEHQQNTIAYKKIKMPSKIKIPKAETNYKNKTYLPNFINLSKREAIDILKYYKNTMKIKINGDGFVYKQSISPNTKLEDITELELYLK
- the hisS gene encoding histidine--tRNA ligase: MDIKTLKGFKDYLPKDSLIRIHIVRQIFSVLNSYNFDLIDTPVLEYSDLLLKKSGDETEKQIYRFKDNGGRDVSMRFDLTVPFARFVATNISALKLPFRRSQFGKVFRGENSQKGRYREFMQFDFDIVGEDTFRGDAEILSVVYYGLEEIFLNFIEGINKKFIIHYSHIGILNSFFEKLGLKEKSIFILRNIDKIDKIGIDKVKEALLLEIEKEAVDSILSLVSLQGTFKDKIQALKSILGDNESIKRVEDVFQHLSLLKIQDSFNLNLKISRGLDYYTGIVFESEVFGSNMGSVCSGGRYDNLVSSFSNSIQKISGVGGSFGVDRIKDIIDLEKFSYIKIFVTKARSKVLIVNLDSALQNYYYELATRFRNHDYSKVKNISCEVYFKNKNGKNIKEQIEYALSKEIRFLVFVGQEEYKENKMKVRDLTKKEELLLSFEESINLIKCNEKLLCTPF
- a CDS encoding long-chain fatty acid--CoA ligase; protein product: MSIAKAFFEVADQQKDKIAQMYKVCNGYAHVTYGDLKNNVLKLASFLKSINVKHQDKIFICSENRAEWTVIDFAILSLGAVDIPKGSDVTLFEAEIIFNSVLPSVVILENLNLLNMFIQIKFTVKPIFIIIENLNQEDRLKYSDFEIYTYSDCILFGDTLRKDSEIIEIASKVDSNDMATIIYTSGTTGHPKGVMLSHANLLYQVSSFSLMVDTHVGQIFMCILPIWHSFQRSFSYNIFLKGMVCLFSTIVPRAMLDDIKNVNPHYIAAVPRLWIAIRQNIYKEVSKKPFISRMIFHFFVKAAFLSDICYRVVMGLYPDNGFSLFFPIKKILGIFGLICAFPFKALGNVLIFNKINKILGNNFVVGITGGGSMPLSAVRFFNSIGIELANAYGLTETSPGVASNKHKKVIIGTCGKILPGTVAEIRDIDGNKLKKPGKGILFVKGPQVMLGYYKDKEATCKIIGSDGFLNTGDIAKLSKDNVVQIIGREKDTIVLNNGENVEPAPIEIKLEESALIEKAVVVGQDQKFLGALILPNFEEINKYLESVGQKIFDANNRRQIIANNIVLKAINDEIKKLINKANGFKPFEQILKFTLLEKPFEVGKEMSIKMDIKRSYILNFYKNEIKNLFI